The genome window GGGAAGCCGGCCGGCAGGTAGGCGATGAGCGCGGACCGGCCCTCCGCCCTGGCGGCGGCGAGGGTGTCCGACAGCAGTTGGATGTTCCCGCTCACTGGGCGTCCCCCTCGATCTCCGCGGCGTCGGTGTCGGCGTCCGCGGCGACGGACGCGTCGGTGTCGTACAGGCCGAAGTACCGGGCGGCGGTGTCCATGTCCTTGTCGCCGCGGCCCGACAGGTTGACGACGATCAGCCCGTCCTCACCGAGCTCTCTGCCGACCTCCAGGGCACCGGCGAGGGCGTGGGCGCTCTCGATGGCCGGGATGATGCCCTCGGTGCGGGACAGCAGGCGCAGGGCCTGCATGGCCGCGTCGTCGGTGACGGCCCGGTACTCGCCGCGGCCGCTGTCCTTGAGGTAGGAGTGCTCGGGGCCGATGCCCGGGTAGTCGAGGCCCGCGGAGATCGAGTAGGGCTCGGTGATCTGGCCTTCGTCGTCCTGCAGAACGTAGGACCGGGAGCCGTGCAGGATGCCGGGCTCGCCGGCGGTGAGGGTGGCGGCGTGCTCGCCGGTCTCGACGCCGTGTCCGGCGGGCTCGCAGCCGATGAGGCGTACGCCCTCGTCGGGGATGAAGGCGTGGAAGAGGCCGATGGCGTTCGAACCGCCGCCCACGCAGGCGATGGCGGCGTCCGGCAGCCGCCCGGCGCGCTCGAGGAGCTGCCGCCGCGCCTCCACGCCGATCACGCGGTGGAAGTCGCGCACCATGGCCGGGAAGGGGTGGGGGCCCGCGACGGTGCCGAAGAGGTAGTGGGTGTGGTCGACGTTGGCGACCCAGTCGCGGAACGCCTCGTTGATGGCGTCCTTGAGGGTGCGGGAGCCGGACTTCACGGCGATGACCTCGGCGCCGAGCATGCGCATGCGGGCGACGTTGAGGGCCTGCCGCCGGGTGTCGATCTCGCCCATGTAGATGGTGCACTCGAGCCCGAACAGGGCGCAGGCGGTGGCGGTGGCGACGCCGTGCTGGCCGGCGCCGGTCTCCGCGATGACCCGCGTCTTGCCCATCCTCCTGGTGAGGAGGGCCTGCCCGAGGACGTTGTTGATCTTGTGTGAGCCGGTGTGGTTGAGGTCCTCGCGCTTGAGGAACACCCGTGCGCCGCCGGCGTGCTGCGCGAACCGCGGCACCTCGGTGAGGGCGCTGGGCCGGCCGGTGTAGTTCACGAGCAGGTCGTCGAGCTCGCGGGCGAACTCGGGGTCGGCCTTGGCCTTCTCGTACTCGACGGCCACCTCGTCCACGGCGGCGACGAGCGCCTCCGGGATGAACTTGCCGCCGAACGCGCCGAAGTAGCCCTCGGCACTGGGGACCCGGCCTTCCGGGTCGGGGATGAAGAACTCGCTGGGCATGCGGAAACCTCACGGTGAGTTGTGGATACCAATCGCCGTGGGGGCGGGGCTGATCAGTCGGCCTCGGGCCGCCTGTGGCTGATCAGTCGGCCTCGGGCCGCCTGCGGCTGATAGCGCCGACGCGGCCGAGCCGCATGTTCGGGCACTGCCCCGCGCCCCTTGCGGGGCGCTGCCATCGCATGCCGTTGACCTGCCCCGGCTCGTCACCGATGACATACCGCACCCGGCGCCCGTGCACCCGGCGTGCGGGCGCGCGGCAGCCGCGGGGGCGGCATCCGCGGGCCAGCCGGGCGTACCGGTCCCTGGTCGTCACGGTCGTCGGAACAGTCATCGGCGCTCACCCTACCGGGACGTCAGTCCCGCCCGTGGCGCAGTGCCGGATGTGCGCCCGCCGCCACCAGGTCGGCGACGGCCGTCTTCGGGTCGCGCCCGGTCACCAGGGACTCGCCCACGAGTACGGCGTCGGCGCCCTCGTTGGCGTACGCGATCAGGTCGTGCGGTCCTCGGACCCCGGACTCGGCGACCTTGACGATGCCGCCGGGGATCTCGGGGGCGACCCGCTCGAACGTGGTGCGGTCCACCTCGAGGGTCTTGAGGTTGCGCGCGTTGACACCGATGACCTTCGCTCCGGCGTCCACCGCCCGCTCGACCTCGTCCTCGTCGTGCACCTCGACCAGCGGGGTGAGCCCGATGGAGACCGCGCGCTCGATCAGCGACTCCAGGGCCGGCTGGTCGAGGGCGGCGACGATCAGCAGCGCGAGGTCGGCGCCGTACGCCCGGGCCTCCCACAGCTGGTAGGAGGTGACGATGAAGTCCTTGCGCAGCACCGGGATGTCGACCCGGGCCCGGACGGCCTCCAGGTCGGCCAGCGAGCCGCCGAAGCGGCGCTGCTCGGTCAGGACGGAGATGACGGCCGCGCCGCCCGCCTCGTAGTCCGCGGCGAGCCCCGCCGGGTCGGCGATCGCGGCGAGCGCGCCCTTGGACGGGCTGGACCGCTTGACCTCGCAGATCACCTTGACCCCGTCACCGCGCAGGGCGGCGAAGCCGTCCTTGGCAGCGGGAGCCTTCGCCGCGCGCTCCTTGAGCTCGTCGAGGCTGACGCGTGCCTGCCGCTCCGCGAGGTCGGCACGGACTCCGTCGATGATCTCGTCGAGCACACTCACGCGAGCGGCCCCCTTCCTGACGGTTGACGATGGGGTGAGGCCCACCTGGTCGGGCCTCGGTCCACCGGGGCCGCCTCGGCGGGCGAAACCGATGGTCACTGCGATGGTATCCGGAGCACGGCCCAAGGCTCACATCCGGTGGAGGCCGGTCCCATTACCTGGACATTCACAGATTGATCACGGGTGCAGCCAGCCGCCGAACGGCAGGTTCCGGACAACGGTGAAGGCCAGTGCCAGTGCACCGAGGCTCCACAGCTGCACCGGTGTGAGGTCGATCCGCAGCGCTCGTCCCCGTACCGCGTGCACCGCCCACACGGCCCACACCACGGCGAAGACCAGAAAGCCGGTGACGGCGAGAGCGTTGTCGTGCAGCGCCGTGAGGACGTCCCCGTGCACGAAGGCGTGTGCGCTGCGCAGTCCGCCGCAGCCGGGGCAGTACACGCCGGTGTAGCGCAGCAGCGGACAGACCGGATAGTGGCCGGGTCGGTTCGGGTCCACCGCTCCGACGTAGGCGAAGGCCCCGGCGACGGCCGTGAGAACCCCGGCGGGCACCGCGATGCGACGGAGCGCGGCTGCGCCGCCGGTGCCGCCGTGGTGCGGGGTCGCGCTGGGGGATTCGGCGTTCATCCCACGCATTCTGCCCGCCCGCCGCCGTGGGCGCGCGGGTACGCGAGAGGCGGCTCCCGTACGCACCGTGCGGGGCCGCCTGTCGTCCGGAGCCGGGGGAGGCTCAGTGCTCGGTCGCCTCCGCGGGCTGGTGCGCCGAGTGCGCCTGCGTCTTCGGCTGACCGAGACCCATCTGGCGCATGATGCCGCCGACGACGCCACCGAGGACGCAGATCGCGATGCCCGCCCAGAAGCCGACCGGCTGGGCCATCACGGTGAAGGCGCCCGAGACGCAGAAACCGATGAAGGCGATGATGACACCGGTCCAGGCGGCCGGGGTGTGACCGTGGCTGCTGCCCGCCATGACTTGCTCCTTGTTGGCTCTATGTGCGTGGGTGAGTCGAAGCTCGGCGCCCATTGTCCCGTACCCGCGCGTATGGGGTGAGCGCGGGGTCGCACTGTCCGATTCGGGGCTCGGAGCACCTCCGGGGCGCCCTTCGGTTGTTCGGGGCTCTCAGGCGCCGGTGGGGTCCTCGCCCCGGTCGAGGGCCTTCCACAGGTCCTCGGGGCGGTCGGGGTCGACGGGCTTCGTCCGGCGCGGACGGGGAGTGCCGTCGCGCTCGTAGCGGCCGGACATCGCGGGCCACAGCCGGCCGTAGCGCAGGGCGAGCAGCCCGGCGAGGAGGAGCAGCGCGCCGCCGGCGGCCGCGACGTACGGCCACGCGGAGTGCGTGAGCGCGGTCGCGGTCGCGGAGGTGTCACCGGCCGCCTGTGCCGCCTTCTCGTCGAGCGCGGAACTGTCGGAGGCGCCCAGCAGCGCGGCGGCGATGGTGCCGGCGCCGGAGAGCGCGAGCAGCAGGGAGACGAGGAGGCGCCCGGTGCTGCGGACGGCGAAGACGGCGACGAGTGCGGCGAGGCCCACTATGGCGAGCGCCGCGGGGACGCCCGTGACGTCGCTGCCCTTGGCGGTCAGCGAGTAGTCGCCGCCGGCCACCGCCACGGTCCCCGCCGACCAGCTCTGCCGGGTGGAGAGCAGCGCCACGGCGGCGCCGGCCGCCCCGCACAGCAGGGCGACGGCGAGGCTTCGCCGGGCGGGCCGGAGGGGTGCGGCGGCCTCGGAACGGGGGTGAGGTACGGCAGTCACGTACTCCACTATCGCCTGAACCCCGGCAGAACCGTCATCCGGGGTCCGTCAACCCATGATCGCACCACCGTTTTCCCATGGGCATCCCAGCGTCAGGCCATGCGCTCCCCCTTCAAGGCAAAAGGAAGTCACAGCTTCAACGTTCTTGTTGTTGTCGTGCCCAGGACATTCATACGTTCTGCGCGGTCGTCGCGTGCACCCACGCCGGCGGCTGTACGGCGCACCCCCCACATGTCTCTCCGGTTCACCCACTCATGGAGGACGTACGTTGCGCAGAACCGTTTCCGCTGGTGCCGTGGCCACACTGGCCACCGCCGCCCTCGCCCTGGCCGCTCCCGTCGGCCAGGCCGCGTCCACGACATCCACGACGCACGGCGTCACCGTCGCACACTCGTGCGCGGCCCCGACGCAGAAGAACGTCATGGCCTGCAACGCTCTCAAGGTCACCGCGGGCACCCCCAGGTCCGCACACACGGAGAGCGACCTGACGGCCGCGGCCACCCCCGCCGGCTACGGCCCCGCCTCGCTGCAGGCGGCCTACAAACTGCCCTCGTCGACCGGCGGTTCGGGCCAGACGGTGGCGATCGTCGACGCGTACGACGACCCGAACGCGGAGGCCGATCTCGCCGTCTACCGCTCCCAGTACGGCCTGTCCGCCTGCACCACGGCGAACGGCTGCTTCAAGAAGGTCGACCAGAACGGCGGCACGAGTTATCCGCGCGGCGACTCCGGTTGGGCCGAGGAGATCTCCCTCGACCTCGACATGGTCAGCGCGGCCTGTCCCAACTGCAAGATCCTCCTGGTGGAGGCGAGCTCGGCGAGCATGACGAACCTCGGCACGGCCGTGAACACCGCGGTCAGGCTGGGCGCGAAGTTCGTCAGCAACAGCTACGGCGGCAGCGAGTCCTCCAGCGACGCGACGTACGACTCCTCGTACTTCAACCACCCGGGCGTCGCCATCACGGTCTCCTCCGGTGACAACGGCTACGGCGTCGAGTACCCGGCCGCCTCCAAGTACGTGACGGCGGTGGGCGGTACGTCGCTGAGCACCGCGTCCAACTCGCGCGGCTGGACCGACACGGTGTGGAGCGGGGCGGGCTCCGGCTGCTCGAAGTACGACGCCAAGCCGACCTGGCAGAGCGATGGCGGGTGCGCGAACCGCACCGTCGCCGACGTCTCGGCGGTCGCCGACCCGAACACCGGCGTCGCGGTCTACGACAGCTACCGCTCGGCCACCGGCTGGATGGTCTTCGGCGGCACCAGCGCCTCGTCGCCGCTGATCGCGGCGACCTACGCGCTGGCGGGCGCGCCGTCCTCCGGCTCCTCTCCGGGATCCTTCCCCTACGCCCACACGTCGGCGCTGTACGACGTCACCAGCGGCTCCAACGGCAGCTGCTCCGGCTCGTACCTGTGCACCGGCACCACCGGGTACGACGGGCCCTCGGGCCTCGGTGTCCCGAACGGCACGGCGGCGTTCACGGGCTGACCGTCACGGTGACGTGAGCCTGTTGGCCGTGTGCACCGCGCGGAGGACGGCGGCCGCCTTGTTGCGGCACTCGTTGTCCTCCGCCACCGGGTCGGAGTCGGCGACGATGCCGGCTCCGGCCTGCACGTACGCCGTGCCGTCGCGCAGCAGGGCCGTACGGATGGCGATGGCGGTGTCGGAGTCGCCCGCGAAGTCGAGGTAGCCGACGCAGCCGCCGTACAGCCCGCGTCGGGACGGCTCGAGCTCGTCGATGATCTGCATCGCGCGCGGCTTCGGCGCACCGGAGAGGGTGCCCGCGGGGAAACAGGCGGTGAGCACGTCGAAGGCCGTGCGCCCGGCCGCGACCCGTCCGGTGACCGTCGAGACGATGTGCATCACGTGGGAGTACCGCTCGATCGACATGAAGTCGACGACCTCCACCGAGCCGGGTTCGCACACCCGGCCGAGGTCGTTGCGGCCCAGGTCGACGAGCATCAGGTGCTCGGCGCGCTCCTTGGGGTCGTCGAGCAGCTCCTCGGCGAGGGCCTGGTCCTCCTGCGGGGTGGCGCCGCGGTGCCGGGTGCCGGCGATGGGGTGGACCATGGCCCGGCCGTCCTCGACCTTCACCAGGGCCTCCGGGGACGACCCGACGACATCGAACGCATCTCCGTCGCCGCAGGGGAACCGGAACAGGTACATGTACGGCGAGGGGTTGGTGGCCCTGAGCACCCGGTAGACGTCCAGCGCGCTCGCGGTGCACGGCGTCTCGAAGCGCTGCGAGGGGACGACCTGGAAGGCCTCGCCCGCGCGGATGCGTTCCTTGATGTCCTCGACCGCTTCCTGGAAGTCCTCGCCGCCCCACCGGGCGGTGTACTCGGGCAGTTCGGAGGGCGGCAGGACGGCCGGGGGCTGGGCGACCGCGCGGGACAGGTCGGCCTCCATGGCGTCGAGGCGGGCCACCGCGTCCGCGTAGGCCTCGTCGACGCCCGTGTCGAGGTCGTTGTGGTTGATCGCGTTGGCGATCAGCAGGACCGAGCCCTCCCAGTGGTCCATGACCGCGAGGTCACTGGTCAGGAGCATGGTCAGCTCGGGCAGCTTCAGGTCGTCGCGCTCGCCGGGGCCGATCTTCTCCAGGCGGCGCACGATGTCGTAGCCCAGGTAGCCGACCATGCCGCCGGTGAAGGGCGGCAGGCCCAGGTCGTGGGCGAGGTCGCGGGGCGTGTGCAGGGCCTCGATGGTGGCTCTCAGGGCGGCCAGCGGGTCGCCGTCCGTGGGGACGCCGACGGGCGGGGTGCCGAGCCAGTGGGCCCGGCCGCCGCGCTCGGTCAGGGTGCCGGCCGAGCGGACGCCGACGAAGGAGTAGCGCGACCAGGACCGGCCGTTCTCCGCGGACTCCAGCAGGAAGGTGCCGGGGCGCTCCGCCGCGAGTTTGCGGTAGAGCCCGACCGGGGTGTCGCCGTCGGCGAGGAGCTTGCGCGTGACCGGGATGACGCGGCGGTCGGTGGCCAGCTTGCGGAACGTCTCGAGGTCCATGGCGGCCGACCTTACTGATCCACGGACGCCGGGGCGGAGGCGGCGTCCTTGAGCAGCACGTCGGCGTCGAAGCAGGTGCGGTCGCCGGTGTGGCAGGCGGCGCCCACCTGGTCGACCTTGACCAGCACGGTGTCGGCGTCGCAGTCGAGCGCGACCGACTTCACGTGCTGCACATGGCCTGAGGTGTCGCCCTTGACCCAGTACTCCTGACGGCTGCGCGACCAGTAGGTGCAGCGGCCGGTCGTGAGGGTGCGGTGCAGTGCCTCGTCGTCCATCCAGCCGAGCATCAGCACCTCACCGGTGTCGTACTGCTGGGCGATGGCGGGGAGCAGCCCGTCGGCGCTGCGCTTGAGGCGCGCGGCGATCTCGGGGTCCAGGCCGCTGGGCCTGCTGGGCGAAGGCGTGCTGGTCATGCGGACCATTGTGCCGCGCCGCACCGACATGCCCGGTCACCGTCCGCTGGGCGGACCGGTCCCCCGGTCGTACGCTGACTGCATGTCGACCCATGCCAAGCGTGAACGACTCCTCCTCGCGGACCTGTTGGAGGCCACGGGCCCCGACGCGCCCACGCTGTGCGAGGGCTGGAAGACCCGTGATCTCGCCGCGCACGTCGTGGTGCGCGAACGCCGTCCGGACGCCGCCGGGGGCACGCTGATCAAGCAGCTCGCGCCGCGCCTTGAGAAGGTGATGGAGGAGTACACGGCGAAGCCGTACGAGGAGCTGATCCAGCTGGTCCGTACCGGCCCGCCGCGCTTCTCGCCCTTCTCCCTGAAGCAGATCGACGAGGCGGCCAACACGGTCGAGTTCTACGTCCACACGGAGGACGTGCGCAGGGCGCAGCCCGACTGGACGCGGCGCGAGCTGGATCCGGTCTTCCAGGACGCCCTGTGGTCCCGCCTGGAGCGCACGGCCCGCCTGACCGGTCGCGGCGCCCCGACGGGCCTGGTCCTGCGCCGCCCGAACGGCCAGACGGCGGTCGCCCACCGGGGCACCCCGGTGGTGACGGTCACCGGCGAGCCCTCGGAACTGCTGATGTTCGCGCTGGGCCGGCAGCGCGTGGCGGACGTGGAGTTGGACGGCGAGAAGGAGGCGATCACTCAGGTGCGGGAGACGAAGCAGCTGGGGATCTGAGCGGGCGGCTCAGCGGGGAAGTTCGGCCCGGCGCAGGGAGCGGGAGCAGAGCGCCAGGATGCCGTTCACCGCGCAGAGGGTGGCGCAGGCCGCGAAGACCGGGCCGGTGCTCCACCGGTCGACAGCCGCGCCGACCAGCGGGAAGGTGAGCGGCGCCACGCCGAAGCCGACGAGGGTGGAGACCGAGGTGACGCGTCCGACGTGGGCGGGGCCCGCCTCGGCCTGCACCAGCGCCCCGCTGAGGGCCCCGCCCAGCCCGGACAGCATCCCGATCAGCAGGGCCACGCCGCCGCGGCGGCGACCGACGGCACCTGGGCGAGTCCGCCGATGGCGGCGGCGCCCCCGATTTCGGCAACGGCGAGGACGATCCCGGCGCGGGGCACACGTCCGCGCGCGGCGAGCACCAGCGAGGCGGCCCCCGCGCCGACGCCGAACCCGGCGAGCACCCAGCCCATGCCGGACGAGCCCCAGCCGCGCTGCTGCGCGAGCAGGGTCAGTCCGAGGTTCATCGGACCGACGAATCCCAGGTCACCGAGGGCCGTGACCAGGACAAGCGCACTCAGGAGGGGGTTCCGGCGGATCCGGTGCAGCCCGTCGCGCAGCTCGGTGAGGACGGCTTCCCGTTCCTTCCGCTCGTCCGGTGGCAGCTCCGCGACGCGGAGCGTCAGCAGCACCGGCAGGGACGCCGCGGTCAGCAGGGCGGCCATCCCGAACGTCCCGGCGGTGCCGCCGAGCGCCACGCCGAGGCCGCCGAGCGGTCCGCCGAGGACCGTGGCGAGCCGGGTGGCGAGGCCCCGCATGCCCTGGACCCGGGCGAGCTGGCTCCGGGCGGCGATCCGGGCCGGCAGGGCGCCTGCGGCAGGAAGGAAGACGGCGTCGACGATCCCGAAGAGAACCGCCACCGCGCCCAGCACCCACAACCCCGGGCCGGTGACCAGCAGCAGCCCGGCCGCGGCGAGCACGAGGGCACAGCGCACCGCGCCGCTGCCGACCACCACACGGCGCGGGCCGTACCGGTCGGCGACCACTCCCCCGCCGAGCATGAGAAGGGCCCGTGGTAGGGCGCTGACCGCCGTCACGAGCCCTGCCTGGGCGGGAGTACCGGTCTGGACGGCCGCGCAGGAGAGGGCGATGTAGTAGACGCTGTCGCCGAGTGCGCACGACGTGTACGCGCCGAGCCACCGCAGCACGTTCGGGTCGCGGTGGGCGGGCCGCTCCACGACGGGGACCGGACGCACGGCGGTGGAGGTCATTCGGCGGTCCTCTCAGGCTCGGAACGGGAAGGCGTTGACGTGCACTGCGACGTTTTCGCGACCCTGGGTGTCTCCCGCCGCTTCGGCGGCCCGGCCGCGCTCCTCGTACCTGCGGACGAGGGCGAGCAGGTCCTTGGACAGTTCGGCCAGTTCGGCGGCGGTCAGCCGCAGCATCGACTCGGCGGATTCGGCGGCGTCGTTCCACCCCGGGCCCCAGTGCGCCCGTTCGTCCAGATAGCGCCGGTACATCTCGGTCCGCTGCTCGAAGAACAGGCGGCTGGCCGCCGTGTGCGCGGCCGCCTTCTCCGGGGCGTCGCGAAAGTCCTCGTCGCGGATGCTCAGGCCGTCGGACGCCGGCTCCCACCAGCGTTCCCGGCTGTCCGTGCTGCGCGGTTCGGCCTCCTCGATCAACCCGTACTCGGCGAGCTTGCGCAGGTGGTAGCTGACCAGCGAGACGGCCTCGTCGACCTGCTCCGCCAGCTGCGAGGCCGTCGCGGCACGCGAGATGAGAAGCCTTCGGTACAGGTTCATCCGCAGCGGGTGGGCCAGCGCCTTGAGCGTCTCAAGGTCGGTGATACGGCGGTCCCTCTCCTTGTTGCTCATGGCCTCACGCTAGACGCGCAAGAAAAGTTGCACAATTGTTTTTGCGCAACTTTTCTTTCGCGTCTGCCCGTCAAAAGGCCCCGGCCACCCAACGGCGACCGGGGCCCAAGCCCAGCGCGGCGTCACCTCACGGGATGGCCCGCCTCCCGCAGCGTCTGCTTCACCTCTCCGATCCGCAGGTCCCCGAAGTGGAACACCGACGCCGCCAGCACCGCGTCCGCGCCCGCCGCGACGGCCGGGGGGAAGTGGGCCAGTGCGCCCGCGCCGCCGGAGGCGATGACCGGGACCGTGACGTGCTTGCGGACGGCCGCGATCATCTCCAGGTCGTAGCCGTCCTTCGTGCCGTCCGCGTCCATCGAGTTCAGCAGGATCTCGCCCGCGCCCAGCTCCGCCGCCCGGTGCGCCCACTCGATCGCGTCGATGCCGGTGCCGCGGCGGCCGCCGTGGGTCGTCACCTCGAACGAGCCGGACGAGCCGTCGCGCGAAGGCGTACGGCGCGCGTCCACCGAGAGCACCAGGACCTGGCGGCCGAAGCGCTCCGCGATCTCCCGGATCAGGTCCGGACGGGCGATGGCGGCCGTGTTGACGCCCACCTTGTCGGCGCCCGCCCGCAGCAGCCTGTCCACGTCCTCGGCCGCACGGACGCCGCCGCCCACCGTCAGCGGGATGAACACCTGCTCGGCGGTGCGGCGCACCACGTCGTACGTCGTCTCCCGGTTGCCCGAGGAGGCGGTGATGTCGAGGAACGTCAGCTCGTCGGCGCCCTCGGCGTCGTACACCTTCGCCATCTCGACGGGGTCGCCCGCGTCGCGCAGGTTCTGGAAGTTGACTCCCTTGACGACCCGGCCGTTGTCCACGTCCAGGCAGGGGATGACTCGGACCGCCAGGGTCATGAATCCACGGCTCCTCTTGCTGCTTCTAGCCTCTGAAGGCTTCCAGTTCCACTTCCACCAGGATGCGCGGGTCGACGAAACCCTCCACCACCAGCAGGGTCGCCACCGGGCGCACCGAGTCGAACAGCTCCTTGTGGGCGCGGCCCACCTCGTCGACGTCCCGCTGATGGGTCAGGAACATCCGGGTCCTGACGACCGACTCCGGGCCGAGACCGAACTCGGCGATCGCCTCCAGCGCGCTGGTGAACGCCACCTTCGCCTGCTCGTACGGGTCGCCCTCCCCGTAGAGCACGCTGCCCTTGAAGGACGTCGTGCCGCCCACCAGGACGCGGTCGCCCGCCGCGATGGCACGCGCGAAACCGAAGGACTCTTCCCAAGGACTTCCGCTCTGCACGCGCCGCACGGCATCGGTCATGACGACACAGCCTCCAAGGCCTCTTCCAGGGTGAACGCCTTCGCGTACAGGGCCTTCCCGACGATCGCGCCCTCAACCCCCACAGGGACCAGGTCGGCGATCGCCCGCAGGTCGTCCAGCGACGACACTCCGCCGGAGGCGACCACCGGGCGGTCCGTCGCCGCGCAGACGTTGCGCAGCAGCTGGAGGTTCGGGCCCTGCAGCGTGCCGTCCTTGGCGATGTCGGTGACGACGTACCGCGCGCAGCCCTCCTTGTTGAGGCGCTCCAGCGTCTCGTAGAGGTCGCCGCCGTCACGGGTCCAGCCGCGGCCGCGCAGCGTGGTGCCGCGGACGTCCAGGCCCACCGCGATCTTGTCGCCGTGCTCGGCGATGACCCTGGCGACCCACTCGGGGGTCTCCAGGGCGGCCGTGCCGAGGTTGACGCGCGTGCAGCCGGTGGCCAGCGCGGCGGCCAGGGTGTCGTCGTCGCGGATGCCTCCGGACAGCTCCACCTTGATGTCCATCGCCTTGGTCACCTCGGCGATCAGCGCGCGGTTGTCGCCGGTGCCGAACGCGGCGTCCAGGTCGACCAGGTGCAGCCACTCGGCGCCCGCCCGCTGCCAGGCGAGGGCGGCCTCCAGCGGGGAGCCGTAGGAGGTCTCCGTGCCGGACTCGCCGTGCACGAGGCGGACCGCCTGGCCGTCGCGGACGTCGACGGCGGGGAGGAGTTCGAGCTTGGCCATGTCTTACAGGGTTCCGATCCAGTTGGTGAGCAGCTGCGCGCCGGCGTCGCCGGACTTCTCGGGGTGGAACTGCGTGGCCCACAGGGAGCCGTTCTCCACGGCCGCCACGAACGGCTTGCCGTGCGTCGACCAGGTCACCTTGGGGGCGCTCATCGCCGGGTTGTGCGTCTCGAGCTGCCAGTCGTGGACGGCGTAGGAGTGCACGAAGTAGAAGCGCGCGTCCGCGTCCAGCCCGGCGAACAGCTCGGAGTCGGCCGGTGCCTCGACCGTGTTCCAGCCCATGTGGGGCACGACGTCCGCCTGGAGCTGCTCGACCCGGCCGGGCCACTCGGCGAGACCCTCGGTCTCGACGCCGTGCTCGATGCCGAGGCCGAACAGGATCTGCATGCCGACGCAGATGCCCATCACTGGGCGCCCTCCGGCCAGTCGGCGGTCGATGATCCAGTCGCCGCGTGCCTCCTTCAGCCCCTGCATGCAGGCGGCGAAGGCGCCGACGCCCGGCACCAGCAGGCCGTCGGCGTTCATGGCGCGGTCGAAGTCGCGGGTGATCTCCACGTCGGCGCCGGCGCGGGCCAGGGCGCGCTCGGCGGAACGGACGTTGCCGAAGCCGTAGTCGAAGACGACGACCTTCTTGGAGGTCTTCGACGTCTTTTGGGGAGTGCTCGGGGTGCTCAATTCCACACCTCCAGACGCATGACGCCCGCGACGAGACACAGCGCCGCGCCGATCGAGAGCAGCACGATCAGGCTCGTGGGCATCTTCTGCTTGACGAAGGAGACGATCCCGCCGACGAGGAACAGGCCGACGACGATCAGTACGGTCGAGGTGCCGTTCATGGCTTACAGCGCGCCCTTCGTGGACGGGAGGATGCCGGCCGCGCGCGGGTCGCGCTCGCTGGCGTAGCGCAGGGCCCGGGCCAGCGCCTTGAACTGGCACTCCACGATGTGGTGGGCGTTGCGCCCGTACGGCACGTGCACGTGCAGCGCTATCTGGGCCTGGGCGACGAAGGACTCCAGGATGT of Streptomyces cynarae contains these proteins:
- a CDS encoding TIGR02234 family membrane protein, with the translated sequence MEYVTAVPHPRSEAAAPLRPARRSLAVALLCGAAGAAVALLSTRQSWSAGTVAVAGGDYSLTAKGSDVTGVPAALAIVGLAALVAVFAVRSTGRLLVSLLLALSGAGTIAAALLGASDSSALDEKAAQAAGDTSATATALTHSAWPYVAAAGGALLLLAGLLALRYGRLWPAMSGRYERDGTPRPRRTKPVDPDRPEDLWKALDRGEDPTGA
- a CDS encoding S53 family peptidase, which codes for MRRTVSAGAVATLATAALALAAPVGQAASTTSTTHGVTVAHSCAAPTQKNVMACNALKVTAGTPRSAHTESDLTAAATPAGYGPASLQAAYKLPSSTGGSGQTVAIVDAYDDPNAEADLAVYRSQYGLSACTTANGCFKKVDQNGGTSYPRGDSGWAEEISLDLDMVSAACPNCKILLVEASSASMTNLGTAVNTAVRLGAKFVSNSYGGSESSSDATYDSSYFNHPGVAITVSSGDNGYGVEYPAASKYVTAVGGTSLSTASNSRGWTDTVWSGAGSGCSKYDAKPTWQSDGGCANRTVADVSAVADPNTGVAVYDSYRSATGWMVFGGTSASSPLIAATYALAGAPSSGSSPGSFPYAHTSALYDVTSGSNGSCSGSYLCTGTTGYDGPSGLGVPNGTAAFTG
- a CDS encoding HGxxPAAW family protein → MAGSSHGHTPAAWTGVIIAFIGFCVSGAFTVMAQPVGFWAGIAICVLGGVVGGIMRQMGLGQPKTQAHSAHQPAEATEH
- the trpC gene encoding indole-3-glycerol phosphate synthase TrpC → MSVLDEIIDGVRADLAERQARVSLDELKERAAKAPAAKDGFAALRGDGVKVICEVKRSSPSKGALAAIADPAGLAADYEAGGAAVISVLTEQRRFGGSLADLEAVRARVDIPVLRKDFIVTSYQLWEARAYGADLALLIVAALDQPALESLIERAVSIGLTPLVEVHDEDEVERAVDAGAKVIGVNARNLKTLEVDRTTFERVAPEIPGGIVKVAESGVRGPHDLIAYANEGADAVLVGESLVTGRDPKTAVADLVAAGAHPALRHGRD
- the hisI gene encoding phosphoribosyl-AMP cyclohydrolase, encoding MTSTPSPSRPSGLDPEIAARLKRSADGLLPAIAQQYDTGEVLMLGWMDDEALHRTLTTGRCTYWSRSRQEYWVKGDTSGHVQHVKSVALDCDADTVLVKVDQVGAACHTGDRTCFDADVLLKDAASAPASVDQ
- a CDS encoding anthranilate synthase component I, with protein sequence MDLETFRKLATDRRVIPVTRKLLADGDTPVGLYRKLAAERPGTFLLESAENGRSWSRYSFVGVRSAGTLTERGGRAHWLGTPPVGVPTDGDPLAALRATIEALHTPRDLAHDLGLPPFTGGMVGYLGYDIVRRLEKIGPGERDDLKLPELTMLLTSDLAVMDHWEGSVLLIANAINHNDLDTGVDEAYADAVARLDAMEADLSRAVAQPPAVLPPSELPEYTARWGGEDFQEAVEDIKERIRAGEAFQVVPSQRFETPCTASALDVYRVLRATNPSPYMYLFRFPCGDGDAFDVVGSSPEALVKVEDGRAMVHPIAGTRHRGATPQEDQALAEELLDDPKERAEHLMLVDLGRNDLGRVCEPGSVEVVDFMSIERYSHVMHIVSTVTGRVAAGRTAFDVLTACFPAGTLSGAPKPRAMQIIDELEPSRRGLYGGCVGYLDFAGDSDTAIAIRTALLRDGTAYVQAGAGIVADSDPVAEDNECRNKAAAVLRAVHTANRLTSP
- a CDS encoding DUF2752 domain-containing protein, whose amino-acid sequence is MRGMNAESPSATPHHGGTGGAAALRRIAVPAGVLTAVAGAFAYVGAVDPNRPGHYPVCPLLRYTGVYCPGCGGLRSAHAFVHGDVLTALHDNALAVTGFLVFAVVWAVWAVHAVRGRALRIDLTPVQLWSLGALALAFTVVRNLPFGGWLHP
- the trpM gene encoding tryptophan biosynthesis modulator TrpM translates to MTVPTTVTTRDRYARLARGCRPRGCRAPARRVHGRRVRYVIGDEPGQVNGMRWQRPARGAGQCPNMRLGRVGAISRRRPEAD
- the trpB gene encoding tryptophan synthase subunit beta, translating into MPSEFFIPDPEGRVPSAEGYFGAFGGKFIPEALVAAVDEVAVEYEKAKADPEFARELDDLLVNYTGRPSALTEVPRFAQHAGGARVFLKREDLNHTGSHKINNVLGQALLTRRMGKTRVIAETGAGQHGVATATACALFGLECTIYMGEIDTRRQALNVARMRMLGAEVIAVKSGSRTLKDAINEAFRDWVANVDHTHYLFGTVAGPHPFPAMVRDFHRVIGVEARRQLLERAGRLPDAAIACVGGGSNAIGLFHAFIPDEGVRLIGCEPAGHGVETGEHAATLTAGEPGILHGSRSYVLQDDEGQITEPYSISAGLDYPGIGPEHSYLKDSGRGEYRAVTDDAAMQALRLLSRTEGIIPAIESAHALAGALEVGRELGEDGLIVVNLSGRGDKDMDTAARYFGLYDTDASVAADADTDAAEIEGDAQ